A window from Ruminiclostridium josui JCM 17888 encodes these proteins:
- a CDS encoding acyl-CoA thioesterase: protein MEKSIRKKVSDSRTEQIQILMPEHINGFNRLFGGKLMEWIDVVAAVVARRHSGCNVTTASIDNLQFKAPAYVNSTIFLLGQITYIGNTSMEVRVDTFVEELNGIRRMINRAYLVLVALDKNDRPVPVPGIILETEEEKVEWEAAKKRCELRKKRRREEF, encoded by the coding sequence ATGGAAAAATCAATTAGAAAAAAAGTATCTGATTCTAGAACTGAGCAAATTCAAATATTAATGCCTGAACATATAAATGGTTTTAACCGTCTCTTCGGCGGCAAGCTTATGGAATGGATTGATGTTGTTGCAGCCGTCGTTGCCAGGAGACATTCCGGCTGTAACGTTACTACAGCATCTATAGACAATTTACAGTTTAAAGCACCTGCCTACGTAAATAGTACTATCTTCCTTCTTGGACAGATTACTTATATAGGAAACACATCAATGGAAGTACGAGTAGATACCTTTGTTGAAGAACTCAACGGAATTCGTCGTATGATAAACAGAGCATATCTTGTTCTTGTTGCATTGGATAAAAATGACCGCCCTGTTCCAGTCCCTGGAATAATACTAGAAACAGAAGAAGAAAAAGTAGAATGGGAAGCCGCTAAAAAACGCTGTGAATTGAGAAAGAAAAGACGCCGTGAAGAGTTTTGA
- a CDS encoding homocysteine S-methyltransferase family protein, with protein MSFLSDIEKKVLVFDGSMGIMLQSKGLEVGTCPEEWNITHPEKVKEIYTAYRDAGANVIQSNTFQSNLMKLSEYGLQDKHYDINFAGVSLAKEVMGNNGYVAASIGPLGKLLEPFGELTFEQAYNTFKEQVVAVTAGGADIISFETFTDVSEMRIALLAAKENCNLPVICSISYEQNGRTLMGSDPAVCAYILHSLGADMIGTNCSFGPEYMLKVAEIYGKTGLSFSIKPNAGIPKTVDGKLVYDETSEKFAKYTREFIKNGARLVGGCCGTRPEFIAEISKIVRESDAVSYPLNVDFITSSSKAISFEDIKQTDIGWIDIKIEETLKKDLLAGDMSAITDTAMDLMEEDYELIAIDVDVPEADELLLANVVKEAQTYLKQPFILKSDNPKSLEAALRVYKGRAGVITKASDCVDEILNKYGAVNVGGFILNEK; from the coding sequence ATGTCTTTCTTAAGCGATATAGAAAAAAAAGTTTTGGTGTTTGATGGGTCTATGGGTATTATGCTTCAAAGTAAGGGACTCGAAGTGGGAACTTGTCCGGAAGAGTGGAATATTACTCACCCTGAAAAGGTAAAGGAAATTTATACTGCATACCGTGATGCAGGAGCAAATGTAATTCAGTCAAATACCTTTCAGTCCAATTTAATGAAACTTTCTGAATATGGGTTGCAGGACAAGCATTATGATATTAATTTTGCAGGTGTTAGTCTTGCAAAAGAAGTAATGGGGAATAATGGATATGTAGCTGCTTCAATAGGTCCTTTGGGAAAACTTTTGGAGCCCTTCGGAGAATTGACTTTTGAGCAGGCCTACAATACATTTAAGGAACAGGTTGTTGCTGTAACTGCCGGAGGTGCTGATATTATTAGCTTCGAAACATTTACAGATGTAAGTGAAATGAGAATTGCCCTTTTGGCTGCTAAAGAAAATTGTAACTTACCTGTTATTTGCTCAATCTCATATGAGCAGAACGGAAGAACGCTAATGGGCTCAGACCCTGCTGTTTGTGCTTATATTCTGCACTCACTGGGAGCTGATATGATTGGTACAAATTGCTCTTTTGGGCCGGAATACATGCTAAAAGTTGCTGAAATCTATGGAAAAACCGGTTTAAGTTTTAGTATTAAGCCAAATGCAGGGATTCCTAAGACAGTAGACGGAAAATTGGTTTATGATGAAACCTCTGAAAAATTTGCAAAATATACACGTGAATTTATAAAAAATGGAGCAAGACTTGTTGGAGGATGTTGCGGAACACGACCTGAATTTATTGCTGAAATTTCAAAGATAGTTAGAGAATCTGATGCGGTAAGTTATCCTCTGAATGTTGATTTTATTACATCGTCTTCAAAAGCAATTTCCTTTGAAGATATAAAACAAACAGATATAGGATGGATAGATATTAAAATAGAAGAGACTCTGAAGAAAGATCTTTTAGCGGGAGATATGTCTGCTATTACAGACACCGCTATGGATTTAATGGAAGAGGATTACGAGTTAATAGCTATTGATGTAGATGTACCAGAAGCAGACGAACTGCTGTTAGCTAATGTAGTAAAGGAAGCTCAGACTTATTTAAAACAGCCATTTATATTAAAATCTGACAATCCTAAGTCTCTGGAAGCTGCTTTGAGAGTATATAAAGGAAGGGCTGGAGTAATTACTAAGGCTTCTGACTGTGTGGATGAAATACTAAATAAATATGGGGCAGTTAACGTTGGAGGATTTATTCTGAATGAAAAATAA
- a CDS encoding AAA family ATPase, which translates to MSNLFNDLYIREIKLRKGVSLDESYVFSLPVIRKLGTLAINKKVTFFVGENGTGKSTLLEAIAVNLGFNPEGGSRNFNFSSVETHSTLYKNLIVAKGVKRPKDGFFLRAESFYNVASEVDRLDKAALNPFIHTYGGKSLHSQSHGESFMSLVLNRFRGDSLFVLDEPEAALSPTRQMTLLVRINELVKQNCQFIIATHSPLLLAYPDADIFTLNEDGIKLTKYEEMEHYIVTRQFLNNPQKMIRYLFDSD; encoded by the coding sequence ATGTCAAACCTGTTTAATGATTTATATATTAGGGAAATTAAGCTAAGGAAAGGCGTTTCATTAGATGAAAGTTATGTTTTCTCTCTCCCGGTTATCAGAAAACTTGGAACTTTAGCTATAAATAAGAAGGTAACTTTTTTTGTGGGTGAAAACGGTACCGGAAAATCAACTTTGCTTGAGGCTATTGCTGTAAACTTAGGATTTAATCCTGAGGGTGGTTCAAGGAACTTTAATTTTTCTTCAGTAGAAACTCATTCTACTTTATATAAAAATCTTATAGTTGCAAAGGGTGTAAAGAGGCCAAAGGATGGGTTTTTCCTAAGAGCGGAGAGCTTTTATAATGTTGCAAGTGAGGTTGACAGACTTGATAAGGCTGCACTAAACCCATTCATACACACATATGGAGGGAAATCCCTACACAGTCAGTCACATGGAGAAAGTTTCATGTCACTGGTATTGAATAGGTTTAGAGGAGACAGCCTGTTTGTACTTGATGAACCTGAGGCTGCATTGTCCCCAACAAGGCAGATGACATTGCTGGTTCGTATAAATGAGCTTGTTAAGCAAAACTGTCAGTTTATTATAGCTACACATTCACCTCTTCTGTTAGCTTATCCCGACGCAGACATTTTCACATTAAATGAAGATGGGATAAAGCTGACTAAATATGAGGAAATGGAGCATTATATTGTAACCAGACAATTTCTAAATAATCCTCAAAAAATGATTAGGTATTTATTTGATTCAGATTAA
- a CDS encoding sensor histidine kinase — protein sequence MRSYKHNSVQMNEIITKTIKSLESGKNEIVEIAENSRKECKRLEDELVTLKHQVFEIVSVIENLEHELKLSKKKLYDVNRDFSRHSQNELAKAYQTADNIRVELAVRREQETFLIRRRNDLELRIKDCIKTLERADNLIGHVGIALDYLSGDLQNAGEQLDNLQQRQLLGIKIIEAQEEERKRVAREIHDGPAQSMSNIVIKAEICERLLDKDINEARKELQNLKKVMRDSLQEVRKIIYNLRPMALDDLGLLPTLERYVISFKEETGIDVQLRAKAINEEIKPVISLAVFRIVQESLNNVLKHAKAKKVSILLEHVNKKLIIIITDNGVGFNTEEVKMIEPESTGGFGLLSMKERVALLEGKVDIVSQVGVGTKITIHIPLLDEGEDSQK from the coding sequence ATGAGAAGCTATAAACATAATTCTGTACAGATGAATGAAATAATTACGAAAACAATTAAATCTCTTGAATCTGGAAAGAATGAGATTGTTGAAATCGCCGAGAATTCCAGAAAGGAATGCAAAAGACTTGAAGATGAATTGGTAACATTAAAACATCAAGTCTTTGAAATTGTCAGTGTAATCGAAAATCTGGAACATGAACTTAAACTAAGTAAAAAGAAACTATACGATGTTAATAGAGATTTTAGTAGACATAGCCAAAATGAGCTTGCTAAGGCTTACCAGACAGCGGATAATATAAGAGTTGAACTTGCGGTAAGGCGTGAGCAGGAGACTTTTCTCATTAGACGAAGAAACGATCTTGAATTAAGGATAAAGGATTGTATAAAAACTCTGGAAAGGGCAGATAACCTCATAGGACATGTTGGCATAGCACTGGACTATCTTAGCGGAGATTTGCAAAATGCAGGGGAGCAGTTGGATAATTTGCAGCAGAGGCAGTTGCTGGGCATAAAAATCATAGAGGCTCAGGAAGAAGAACGCAAAAGGGTAGCCAGAGAAATTCATGATGGCCCTGCACAATCAATGTCAAATATAGTTATTAAAGCTGAAATCTGTGAACGTCTGCTGGATAAAGATATTAACGAAGCTAGAAAAGAACTGCAGAACCTTAAAAAAGTTATGAGGGACAGTCTTCAAGAAGTCAGAAAGATTATTTATAATCTGAGACCAATGGCTCTTGATGATTTGGGCTTATTGCCGACTTTAGAGCGTTATGTAATTTCATTCAAAGAAGAAACAGGAATAGATGTTCAGCTCAGAGCCAAAGCAATTAATGAAGAAATCAAGCCTGTAATATCTCTTGCTGTATTCAGAATTGTACAGGAATCTTTGAATAATGTGCTAAAACACGCAAAAGCAAAAAAAGTTTCAATTCTATTGGAACATGTTAACAAAAAATTAATTATTATTATTACAGATAATGGTGTTGGATTTAACACTGAAGAAGTTAAAATGATAGAGCCTGAAAGTACTGGCGGATTTGGCCTTTTAAGTATGAAGGAGAGGGTAGCCCTGCTTGAAGGAAAAGTGGATATAGTATCACAGGTAGGAGTGGGAACAAAAATTACGATTCATATACCATTACTGGATGAAGGGGAGGACTCTCAGAAATGA
- a CDS encoding cyclase family protein: MKLIDLSREIINNMPVYPGDNSVRLCHSQKFSEDHYNNHWLETGMHVGTHVDGVMHMTDVCEYICDYSLENFYGPACVIHTCGKSVLEAENSHLDILRDKRILLINTGMDKFYGEETYYNNHPVLGLSFCEMLVKHGIKLVGMDAPSPDRFPFEIHKYLLSNGILILENLTNLDKIPGDSDFELMAFPLKIRADSCMVRAVAKILA; this comes from the coding sequence ATGAAACTGATAGATTTATCTCGTGAAATAATTAACAATATGCCTGTTTATCCTGGTGATAATTCTGTAAGATTATGCCATAGTCAGAAATTTTCCGAAGATCATTATAATAATCATTGGCTTGAAACAGGAATGCACGTTGGAACTCATGTTGATGGGGTTATGCACATGACTGATGTTTGTGAATATATATGTGACTATTCTTTGGAAAATTTTTATGGCCCTGCATGTGTAATACATACATGTGGTAAAAGTGTTTTAGAAGCAGAAAACAGCCATTTGGATATTTTAAGAGATAAGAGGATATTGCTGATAAATACCGGAATGGATAAATTCTATGGAGAGGAAACCTATTATAATAATCACCCAGTACTAGGCCTGTCATTTTGCGAAATGCTGGTGAAGCATGGAATAAAATTAGTGGGAATGGATGCTCCTTCACCTGACAGATTTCCTTTTGAAATACACAAATACTTGCTGAGTAACGGTATTTTGATATTAGAAAATTTAACTAACCTAGACAAAATTCCCGGAGATTCTGATTTTGAATTAATGGCATTTCCTTTAAAAATAAGGGCTGATTCCTGTATGGTTAGGGCTGTTGCAAAAATACTTGCATAA
- the rbr gene encoding rubrerythrin, with product MSNLKGTKTEANLMAAFAGESQARNKYTYYASKAKKEGYEQIAALFTETANNEKEHAKIWFKLLHDGIGDTASNLKDAANGEHYEWTDMYAQFAKEAKEEGFDKIAYLFEAVGKIEKEHEERYLALLKNVEGNAVFIKGEKVVWQCANCGHIHVGEKAPEVCPVCDHPKAYFQMLAKNY from the coding sequence TTGAGTAATTTAAAAGGAACTAAGACAGAAGCAAATCTTATGGCTGCATTTGCAGGTGAATCACAAGCAAGAAATAAGTATACATACTATGCATCAAAAGCAAAAAAAGAAGGATACGAGCAAATAGCTGCATTATTTACTGAAACAGCAAATAATGAAAAAGAACACGCTAAAATATGGTTTAAGCTTTTGCACGATGGAATAGGAGATACTGCTTCTAATCTTAAGGATGCTGCAAACGGTGAGCACTATGAATGGACTGATATGTATGCACAATTTGCAAAAGAGGCTAAAGAAGAAGGTTTTGACAAGATAGCATATCTTTTTGAAGCTGTAGGAAAAATTGAAAAAGAACATGAAGAGAGATATTTAGCTCTTCTGAAGAACGTTGAAGGTAATGCAGTATTTATAAAGGGTGAAAAAGTAGTTTGGCAGTGTGCAAACTGCGGACACATTCATGTGGGAGAAAAAGCTCCTGAAGTATGTCCTGTATGTGACCATCCTAAAGCATATTTCCAAATGCTTGCAAAGAATTATTAA
- a CDS encoding formylglycine-generating enzyme family protein: MKKLLIFLLITMMVTVSACSQDNSSAQGDKKEGSDNFVLVKGGYSKNKKSNLYDKKLRISDFYIGKYEVTQKEWNEIMDSNPSQYKGDNLPVEMVSWYECVEYCNKRSIKEGLEPYYNIDKEKKDPNNSSEIDDMKWTVTINSDANGYRLPTEVEWEYAASGGQKSKNYTYSGSDNVDDVAWYWINSGDKKLDGEWRWEKVQSNKGQTKPVGSKKPNELGLYDMSGNVREWCWNWYGEALDSKSGAVRVWRGGCWLSDDSACKFSYRGNFDANGKGADQGFRLCRNK; encoded by the coding sequence ATGAAAAAACTTTTAATCTTTCTTTTAATTACAATGATGGTTACTGTTAGTGCATGTTCTCAGGATAATTCCAGCGCGCAAGGAGATAAGAAAGAAGGGTCTGATAATTTTGTACTAGTCAAAGGAGGATATTCAAAGAATAAGAAGTCAAACCTCTATGACAAAAAATTAAGGATTTCTGATTTTTACATTGGTAAATACGAAGTAACTCAGAAAGAATGGAATGAGATAATGGACAGCAATCCGTCTCAGTACAAAGGTGATAATTTACCGGTAGAAATGGTGAGCTGGTATGAATGCGTTGAATATTGCAATAAAAGAAGCATTAAAGAAGGGTTAGAACCATATTACAACATAGACAAAGAAAAAAAAGACCCCAATAATTCTAGCGAAATAGATGATATGAAATGGACAGTGACTATCAATTCAGATGCTAACGGTTACAGATTGCCTACAGAAGTTGAGTGGGAATATGCTGCAAGCGGAGGTCAAAAGAGTAAAAACTATACATACAGCGGAAGCGATAATGTAGATGATGTAGCATGGTACTGGATAAACTCAGGTGATAAAAAACTAGATGGAGAATGGCGTTGGGAAAAGGTTCAAAGTAATAAGGGCCAAACCAAACCTGTTGGTTCAAAGAAACCAAACGAGCTAGGACTTTACGACATGTCAGGTAATGTCAGGGAATGGTGTTGGAACTGGTATGGAGAAGCATTGGATAGTAAAAGTGGTGCTGTCAGGGTTTGGAGAGGCGGATGCTGGCTTAGCGATGACAGTGCTTGTAAATTTTCATACAGAGGTAATTTCGATGCAAATGGTAAGGGAGCCGACCAAGGTTTTCGTTTATGCCGTAACAAATAA
- a CDS encoding glycoside hydrolase family 11 protein — MVCNYNAGAFSTSGNGYLCLCRWIRSSIVEYYAADSWGTYRATYTYKVIQGYVTRDVVYTI, encoded by the coding sequence ATTGTATGTAACTACAATGCAGGTGCATTCTCAACTTCAGGTAATGGTTATTTATGCTTATGCAGATGGATTAGAAGTTCAATTGTAGAATATTATGCTGCTGATTCATGGGGTACATATAGAGCTACATATACATACAAGGTTATACAAGGTTATGTAACAAGAGACGTGGTATATACGATATAA
- the crcB gene encoding fluoride efflux transporter CrcB gives MNILAVGLGGFIGAASRYYISTLVNKVNISSFPVATLIINVIGSFLIGLLTQLLMGLCPENKKLQLFLTTGILGGFTTFSTFSLETVNIFQEGKVVFGVANIIFSIAFCLTGVVLGKMLAKAIVSI, from the coding sequence ATGAACATATTAGCTGTTGGACTTGGCGGATTCATTGGGGCGGCGTCAAGATATTATATATCAACTTTAGTAAACAAGGTTAACATAAGTAGTTTCCCTGTTGCTACACTAATTATTAACGTAATCGGTTCGTTTTTGATTGGATTATTAACACAGTTGCTAATGGGCTTGTGCCCTGAAAATAAAAAACTTCAGTTGTTTTTAACTACTGGCATTTTAGGTGGATTTACAACATTCTCAACCTTTAGTCTAGAAACAGTTAACATTTTTCAGGAGGGAAAAGTAGTCTTTGGTGTTGCAAACATTATATTTAGCATAGCATTTTGCCTTACGGGAGTTGTATTAGGCAAAATGCTTGCTAAAGCAATTGTGAGTATATAA
- a CDS encoding NAD-dependent protein deacylase translates to MNIELMTDILKNADKIVFFGGAGMSTESGIPDFRSENGLYRTADGSQYSPETMLSHSFFVSHTDEFYKYYKSKMICQDAKPNAGHIALAKLEESQKLKAVVTQNIDGLHQLAGSKKVYELHGSVHRNYCTKCRTFYDLDYIVNAIGTPHCMKCNSIVKPDVVLYEEPLNDEVVNGAVNAIRNADVLIIGGTSLVVYPAAGLINYFRGEKLILINKSPTPYDSRADLVINDSVGKVLETAVKSIL, encoded by the coding sequence ATGAATATTGAACTAATGACTGATATCTTAAAAAATGCTGACAAAATTGTATTTTTCGGAGGAGCAGGAATGAGTACGGAATCCGGCATACCTGATTTCCGTTCTGAAAATGGTCTTTACAGGACGGCTGACGGCTCACAATACTCACCCGAAACAATGCTTTCACACAGTTTCTTTGTTTCACATACCGATGAGTTTTACAAATATTATAAATCAAAAATGATATGCCAAGATGCTAAACCAAATGCAGGACATATAGCTCTCGCAAAACTCGAGGAATCCCAGAAACTTAAGGCTGTTGTAACACAGAATATAGATGGTCTTCACCAACTGGCAGGCAGTAAAAAGGTTTATGAATTGCATGGCTCGGTACATAGAAATTATTGTACCAAATGCAGAACCTTCTATGATTTAGATTATATAGTAAATGCAATAGGAACTCCACATTGCATGAAATGCAACAGCATTGTAAAGCCTGATGTTGTTTTGTATGAAGAACCTCTAAACGATGAGGTTGTAAACGGGGCCGTAAATGCAATAAGAAATGCTGACGTTCTTATAATTGGAGGTACATCACTGGTTGTATATCCTGCTGCAGGACTTATTAATTACTTTAGAGGCGAAAAACTCATTCTTATTAATAAAAGCCCCACTCCCTATGATTCCAGAGCAGACCTTGTAATAAATGATTCCGTGGGAAAAGTACTTGAAACTGCTGTAAAATCAATTTTATAA
- a CDS encoding AMP-binding protein, giving the protein MEKLMEITVGSLLDDMAKKYPDHDCALYTDRPFRKTYSEFNELCNQVAKGFLKMGIKKGDHIAIWATNVPEWLITLFASAKIGAVLVTVNTNYKIFELEYLLKQSDANTLILMDGLKDSDYIHIINELCPELKNSEPGSFHSEKLPFLKNIISVSDVKHPGMYSWDDIAELGRDISDEELYNISKSLDCHDVINMQYTSGTTGFPKGVMLTHYNIVNNGMCIGDCMHFTHEDKLCIPVPFFHCFGLVLAIMACVTHGTTMVPVDYYSPVKVMNAIQTEHCTAVHGVPTMYIAMLEHPDFNKYDFSSLRTGIMAGSPCPVKVMEAVVEKMNMKDITIAYGQTEASPVCTQTRIGDSLERRVSTVGRALPFIECKIVDPETKQDLPDGVPGEFVARGYNVMKGYYKMPEATAQAIDADGWLHTGDLATRDEHGYYKITGRIKDMIIRGGENIYPKEIEEFLYTLPEIKDVQVIGVPSKVYGEEIMACIILKEGCTLTEEQVKEAVKSNMARHKTPKYVDFMDSFPMTASGKIQKYKLRENAIVKLGLEDEAAIETA; this is encoded by the coding sequence GTGGAGAAACTGATGGAGATTACTGTTGGTAGTTTACTGGATGATATGGCAAAGAAATATCCTGATCATGACTGTGCATTATATACAGACCGCCCATTCAGAAAAACATATTCTGAATTTAACGAGCTTTGCAATCAAGTTGCAAAGGGGTTTCTCAAAATGGGGATTAAAAAGGGCGATCATATTGCAATTTGGGCAACAAATGTACCGGAATGGCTTATTACATTGTTTGCATCTGCAAAAATAGGAGCTGTTCTTGTTACTGTAAACACTAACTACAAAATATTCGAGCTTGAATATTTATTAAAACAATCGGATGCAAATACATTGATTCTTATGGATGGTCTCAAGGATTCGGATTACATACATATTATTAATGAACTTTGTCCTGAATTAAAGAACTCCGAGCCGGGTAGTTTTCATAGTGAAAAACTGCCGTTTCTTAAAAATATAATAAGTGTCAGTGATGTGAAACATCCGGGAATGTACAGTTGGGATGATATTGCTGAACTTGGCAGAGATATTTCAGATGAAGAACTTTACAACATCAGCAAAAGTCTTGACTGTCACGATGTTATAAATATGCAGTATACTTCAGGTACTACAGGTTTTCCAAAGGGAGTAATGCTTACACATTATAACATTGTAAATAATGGTATGTGTATAGGTGACTGTATGCATTTTACTCACGAAGATAAACTCTGCATTCCTGTTCCATTTTTTCATTGCTTTGGGTTGGTTCTGGCAATAATGGCATGCGTAACTCATGGAACAACTATGGTTCCTGTTGATTATTATTCGCCGGTAAAAGTAATGAATGCCATTCAAACTGAACATTGTACAGCTGTGCATGGGGTTCCTACAATGTACATAGCAATGCTTGAGCACCCAGATTTTAATAAATATGATTTTTCTTCATTAAGAACAGGTATTATGGCCGGTTCACCTTGTCCTGTAAAAGTTATGGAAGCAGTTGTAGAAAAAATGAACATGAAGGATATAACTATTGCTTACGGTCAGACAGAAGCTTCTCCGGTATGTACCCAGACAAGAATAGGTGACAGTCTTGAACGTAGGGTATCCACTGTGGGGCGTGCACTTCCTTTTATTGAATGTAAGATTGTTGATCCTGAAACAAAGCAGGACCTTCCGGATGGTGTTCCCGGAGAATTTGTTGCCAGAGGATATAATGTAATGAAAGGGTATTATAAGATGCCAGAAGCTACCGCACAGGCTATAGATGCTGACGGATGGCTACATACAGGTGATTTGGCTACAAGAGATGAACACGGATACTATAAGATTACAGGAAGAATAAAGGATATGATTATCAGAGGTGGAGAAAATATATATCCAAAGGAAATAGAGGAATTTTTATATACTCTGCCGGAAATTAAGGATGTACAGGTAATTGGTGTTCCTTCTAAAGTATATGGAGAAGAAATAATGGCCTGTATTATACTTAAAGAGGGCTGTACTTTGACAGAGGAACAGGTTAAAGAAGCAGTAAAATCTAATATGGCAAGACACAAAACTCCAAAATATGTTGACTTTATGGATAGTTTCCCAATGACTGCAAGCGGAAAGATTCAGAAATATAAATTAAGGGAAAATGCCATTGTTAAGCTAGGACTTGAGGATGAAGCGGCTATAGAGACTGCATAA
- a CDS encoding GIY-YIG nuclease family protein, with protein MYYVYILQCADNTLYTGYTDDLQKRIKIHNQGKGAKYTRARLPVTLVYYEEAETKSMALSREYGIKKMTRKQKEVLISAQMD; from the coding sequence ATGTATTACGTTTATATTTTGCAATGTGCTGACAATACACTTTACACAGGTTATACAGATGATTTGCAAAAGAGAATTAAAATTCATAACCAGGGGAAGGGGGCAAAGTATACCAGGGCAAGACTCCCGGTAACACTTGTGTATTACGAAGAGGCTGAAACCAAATCAATGGCTTTATCCAGGGAATACGGCATTAAAAAAATGACCAGAAAGCAAAAAGAAGTATTAATTTCAGCCCAAATGGATTAA
- a CDS encoding response regulator: protein MNKIRVMIADDHAMVRQGLKTILELEEDICVVSQASNGEEAVAMSKKIKPDIILMDINMPVINGIQAIKMLKEEPENYKIIVLTLHQDREYLFKTLQLGCEGYVLKDAESSVLIDAIRSVYRDQTYIQPNMTGELVKEFNRVTLYEQDKSIVNNLTNREVEVLKLIAEGMINKEIAKTLYISEKTVKNHISNIFKKLDVNDRTQAAIYAFKHNIKV from the coding sequence ATGAATAAGATTAGGGTAATGATTGCGGATGACCATGCGATGGTTCGACAAGGATTAAAAACTATCCTCGAATTGGAGGAAGATATTTGTGTGGTTTCGCAGGCTTCTAATGGTGAGGAAGCTGTAGCCATGTCTAAAAAAATAAAGCCTGATATTATCCTGATGGATATAAATATGCCTGTTATAAATGGAATTCAGGCCATTAAAATGTTAAAAGAAGAGCCTGAAAATTATAAAATAATTGTATTGACTCTGCATCAGGACAGAGAATATCTCTTTAAGACATTACAGCTTGGATGTGAAGGGTATGTTTTAAAGGATGCAGAATCATCAGTATTGATAGATGCAATAAGAAGTGTCTATCGTGACCAAACCTACATACAGCCTAATATGACTGGTGAGCTTGTAAAGGAGTTTAACAGGGTAACATTGTATGAACAGGATAAGTCTATTGTAAACAATCTGACTAATCGTGAAGTGGAAGTTTTAAAACTTATAGCAGAGGGAATGATTAATAAAGAAATTGCTAAAACCCTTTATATAAGCGAAAAGACTGTTAAAAATCATATATCTAATATATTTAAAAAACTTGACGTAAATGATAGAACCCAGGCAGCTATCTATGCATTTAAACACAACATAAAAGTATAA